From the genome of Triticum aestivum cultivar Chinese Spring chromosome 3B, IWGSC CS RefSeq v2.1, whole genome shotgun sequence, one region includes:
- the LOC123066309 gene encoding protein LURP-one-related 11-like: MAKIQPLPSSSCSTSSSGDHHQNRQAYTVWMKSLVFNGNGCAVYGPDGAVAFRVDNYGCRGGREVLFMDRAGNALIRIRRKGFGMFRRWEVSRCAHNGHEDEEATPWFSVRRAEKGGAAVTMHGGARTCYRIAGCSGARKPEYTVRGVDGAAVAEVARKQTAAGVVLGEDVLTLTVAPEVDQLLVLGLVVVRGLINRSL, translated from the coding sequence ATGGCCAAGATCCAGCCCCTTCCTTCGTCTTCCTGCTCCACCTCTTCCTCCGGAGATCACCACCAGAACCGTCAAGCGTACACGGTGTGGATGAAGTCGCTGGTGTTCAACGGCAACGGCTGCGCGGTGTACGGCCCCGACGGCGCCGTCGCCTTCCGCGTCGACAACTACGGCTGCAGGGGCGGCCGCGAGGTCCTCTTCATGGACCGCGCCGGCAACGCCCTCATCAGGATCAGGCGCAAGGGCTTCGGCATGTTCAGGAGGTGGGAGGTCTCCCGGTGCGCCCACAACGGCCACGAGGACGAGGAAGCGACGCCGTGGTTCAGCGTGCGACGGGCCGAGAAGGGCGGAGCCGCCGTGACGATGCACGGCGGCGCGAGGACGTGCTACAGGATCGCCGGGTGCTCCGGCGCGCGCAAGCCCGAGTACACAGTCCGCGGCGTCGATGGCGCGGCCGTGGCAGAGGTGGCGCGGAAGCAGACGGCGGCGGGGGTGGTGCTAGGGGAGGACGTGCTGACGCTGACGGTGGCGCCGGAGGTGGATCAGCTGCTCGTCCTGGGCTTGGTCGTAGTGCGTGGCCTCATCAACCGCTCCTTGTGA